Proteins encoded in a region of the Mucilaginibacter sabulilitoris genome:
- the dnaB gene encoding replicative DNA helicase: MIFENDNLQNKPNTNDRRSRITNPTPYGGLGKLPPQATDLEEAVLGALMLEKDALSSVIDVLKPEVFYRDNHQKIFAAIKQLFEKSSPVDILTVTAELRKQGELEMIGGAYYITELTSRVASAANIEFHARIIIQKFIQRELIRISTDVIQSAYEDTSDVLDLLDRAEKNLFEIAQSNLRRDARKMDDLVHEALKDIEALKDKKDGLTGVPSGFTNLDRMTSGWQKSDLVIIAARPAMGKTAFVLSCARNAAVDFDKPVVVFSLEMSSVQLVNRLISGETEIEQEKIRKGTLEEWEWQQIHSKIGRLEQATLIIDDTPALNIFEFRAKCRRLKSQHDIQLIIIDYLQLMHGKGEGKAGGGNREQEIGSISRALKSVAKELNVPVIALSQLSRAVETRPGNSKRPMLSDLRESGSIEQDADMVLFLYRPEYYGLTEDEDGNPTNNVGEVIIAKHRNGETGTVRLKFVGKYVKFANLEEGVEGFPPASGNAFSGLAPSQDFEKQSNFIIRPSRMDDIDDEPPF; encoded by the coding sequence ATGATTTTCGAGAACGATAACCTGCAAAACAAGCCCAATACCAACGACCGTCGAAGCCGAATAACTAATCCAACCCCTTATGGCGGACTGGGTAAACTACCACCCCAGGCCACCGATCTGGAGGAGGCCGTTTTGGGCGCGCTCATGCTCGAAAAAGATGCCTTATCTTCAGTTATCGACGTTCTGAAACCCGAAGTTTTTTATCGCGATAACCATCAGAAAATATTTGCAGCCATCAAACAGCTGTTTGAAAAATCATCACCGGTTGATATTCTTACCGTTACTGCCGAACTGCGCAAGCAGGGCGAACTGGAAATGATTGGTGGTGCATATTATATCACTGAACTTACCAGCCGTGTGGCATCGGCTGCTAATATTGAGTTTCACGCCCGTATCATCATACAAAAGTTTATCCAGCGCGAATTGATCAGGATATCTACTGATGTAATTCAAAGCGCCTATGAGGATACATCTGATGTACTTGACCTTTTAGACAGGGCAGAAAAAAACCTATTTGAAATTGCACAAAGTAACCTGCGCCGGGATGCCCGTAAAATGGACGACCTGGTTCATGAAGCATTAAAGGATATTGAGGCCCTCAAAGATAAAAAGGATGGTTTAACAGGTGTACCTTCAGGATTTACCAATCTTGACCGTATGACCTCCGGCTGGCAAAAATCTGACCTTGTAATTATTGCTGCCCGCCCTGCGATGGGTAAAACCGCATTCGTGCTAAGCTGTGCCCGTAACGCGGCGGTTGATTTTGATAAACCGGTTGTGGTGTTCTCGCTCGAAATGTCATCCGTTCAGTTGGTTAACCGTTTAATATCCGGTGAAACAGAAATTGAACAGGAAAAGATTCGTAAAGGCACACTGGAAGAATGGGAATGGCAGCAAATCCACTCTAAAATTGGCCGTCTTGAACAAGCTACATTAATTATTGATGATACACCTGCCCTCAATATTTTCGAGTTCAGGGCCAAATGCCGTAGGTTAAAATCGCAACATGATATACAGCTCATCATTATCGACTACTTGCAGTTAATGCATGGGAAAGGCGAAGGTAAAGCCGGCGGCGGTAACCGTGAGCAAGAGATTGGTAGTATATCAAGGGCTTTAAAATCGGTAGCTAAAGAACTCAATGTACCGGTAATAGCACTTTCCCAATTGAGCCGTGCGGTTGAGACCAGGCCAGGTAACTCCAAAAGACCAATGCTTTCGGATTTACGTGAATCTGGTTCAATTGAGCAGGATGCGGATATGGTACTGTTCCTGTACCGTCCGGAATACTATGGTTTAACAGAAGATGAAGATGGTAACCCTACCAATAATGTAGGTGAGGTAATTATAGCCAAGCACCGTAACGGTGAAACCGGTACGGTACGATTAAAATTTGTGGGCAAATACGTTAAGTTCGCCAACCTTGAAGAAGGCGTGGAAGGCTTCCCTCCTGCTTCGGGTAATGCGTTCTCTGGCCTGGCCCCGTCACAGGATTTTGAGAAACAGAGCAACTTCATCATTCGTCCGTCGCGTATGGATGACATTGATGATGAACCGCCGTTTTAG
- the rlmB gene encoding 23S rRNA (guanosine(2251)-2'-O)-methyltransferase RlmB: protein MTFNSRPQRESNQMVFGIRAIMEAITSGKEIEALYVQRGIGGGLSQELKALLSEYNITAQQVPVEKLNRLTAKNHQGAVAFISPIVYQKIENIIPEIFEKGEVPLILVLDSITDVRNMGAIARTAECAGVHAIVIPAKGSAQINPDAIKTSAGALYKIPVCRHDNFMQTVKFLQESGLQLVCCTEKTQDDIYKPDYTAPTAVIMGSEEDGIRNEIIRIADYLAKIPMFGEIESLNVSVSTGIILYEAIRQRVAPPTP from the coding sequence ATGACATTTAATTCAAGACCCCAGCGCGAAAGTAACCAGATGGTTTTTGGCATCAGGGCTATTATGGAGGCCATTACCTCAGGAAAAGAAATAGAGGCTTTGTATGTCCAACGGGGCATTGGCGGTGGTTTATCACAGGAGTTAAAAGCTCTTTTAAGCGAATATAATATTACAGCGCAGCAGGTACCGGTTGAAAAGCTCAATCGTCTTACAGCCAAAAATCACCAGGGTGCTGTCGCTTTTATTTCACCAATAGTTTACCAGAAGATTGAAAACATTATTCCAGAAATATTTGAAAAGGGGGAGGTGCCGCTCATATTGGTTCTGGATTCTATTACCGATGTACGCAATATGGGAGCTATTGCCCGTACAGCGGAGTGCGCTGGTGTACATGCCATTGTTATCCCGGCCAAAGGCTCAGCTCAAATAAATCCGGACGCTATAAAAACATCGGCGGGGGCCCTGTATAAGATCCCTGTTTGCAGGCATGATAATTTTATGCAAACCGTTAAGTTTTTGCAGGAATCGGGCCTACAGTTAGTTTGCTGTACCGAAAAAACACAGGACGATATTTATAAACCTGATTATACCGCCCCAACTGCCGTAATCATGGGCTCGGAAGAGGATGGTATACGCAATGAAATTATCCGCATTGCTGACTACTTAGCCAAAATACCAATGTTTGGTGAAATTGAATCACTTAACGTATCTGTATCCACAGGAATTATACTTTACGAAGCTATAAGGCAACGCGTCGCCCCCCCAACCCCCTAA
- a CDS encoding mannose-1-phosphate guanylyltransferase, protein MNKNNYAIIMAGGIGSRFWPISRSSHPKQFIDILGTGKTLIQNTYERFLKVCPQENIYIVTNENYTKLVKSQLPELTDQQILTEPVMRNTAPCVAYGCFKIERLNPNAVIVVAPSDQQILDEEAFVSAIDKSLQTAAENDCLITLGIKPSRPDTGYGYIQYTDQVIHHDFHKVKTFTEKPTLEIAKTFLQSGDFLWNAGIFVWSAEAIVKAFGQHLPEMHEIFADARPVYNTEEEKAYIHKAYQQCINISIDYGVMEKADNVYVLPSEFGWSDLGTWASIYDLAEKDYVGNAVIPSEKVIMYDSSNCMVNVPGEKLVILQGLHDYIVVESNNTLLVCPRDQEQNVKQVVADVKSKFGTKYI, encoded by the coding sequence ATGAATAAAAACAATTATGCGATCATAATGGCGGGAGGGATTGGGAGCCGTTTCTGGCCAATTAGCCGATCATCCCACCCGAAGCAATTTATAGATATATTGGGCACAGGCAAAACGCTGATACAAAACACCTACGAAAGGTTCCTGAAAGTTTGCCCGCAGGAGAACATCTATATAGTAACGAATGAAAACTATACCAAACTGGTTAAAAGCCAGCTGCCGGAGTTAACCGACCAGCAGATACTGACCGAACCGGTCATGCGTAATACAGCCCCCTGTGTGGCCTATGGCTGTTTTAAAATAGAACGCCTTAACCCCAATGCCGTTATTGTGGTAGCCCCCTCAGACCAGCAGATCCTGGATGAGGAAGCCTTTGTAAGCGCCATTGACAAATCCCTGCAGACAGCGGCCGAAAATGACTGCCTGATCACCCTGGGCATTAAACCCTCGCGGCCGGATACGGGCTATGGCTATATCCAGTACACCGACCAGGTGATCCACCATGATTTTCATAAGGTAAAAACCTTTACCGAGAAACCCACGCTGGAGATAGCCAAAACGTTTTTACAAAGCGGGGATTTTTTATGGAACGCGGGGATCTTTGTATGGTCGGCCGAGGCGATCGTGAAGGCCTTTGGCCAGCATTTACCCGAAATGCACGAGATATTTGCCGATGCCCGTCCGGTTTATAACACCGAAGAGGAGAAAGCCTATATCCATAAAGCGTACCAGCAATGCATCAATATTTCGATAGACTATGGTGTAATGGAAAAGGCAGACAATGTGTATGTGCTGCCCTCGGAGTTTGGCTGGAGCGACCTGGGTACCTGGGCCTCCATTTATGACCTGGCTGAAAAGGATTATGTGGGCAATGCGGTGATCCCTTCAGAAAAAGTGATCATGTATGACTCCTCGAACTGTATGGTAAATGTACCGGGCGAAAAGCTGGTGATATTGCAGGGGCTGCATGACTACATCGTGGTAGAATCAAACAACACCCTGCTGGTATGCCCTCGCGACCAGGAACAGAATGTAAAACAAGTAGTGGCCGATGTGAAAAGCAAATTCGGTACTAAGTATATTTAA
- the recQ gene encoding DNA helicase RecQ, with amino-acid sequence METKKSLFDNLQNFFGFDNFKGEQEAIITNILAGNDTFVIMPTGGGKSMCYQLPALMSEGTAIVISPLIALMKNQVDQLRAFGGSDSIAHFLNSSLTKSEITRVKEDVLGGKTKLLYVAPESLTKQENIDFLRLNQVSFVAVDEAHCISEWGHDFRPEYRKIRQVISNIGENIPIIALTATATPKVQQDIQKNLQMNNATVYKSSFNRSNLFYEVRAKRNVIKEIVKFVRQNQGKSGIVYCLSRKKVEEVAEALNLNGVKALPYHAGLDPKVRADTQDKFLMEDVDVIVATIAFGMGIDKPDVRYVIHHDVPKSMEGYYQETGRAGRDGGEGVCVAFYSEKDIDKLQKFMKDKPVSEREIGTQILKEVIDYCESSVCRRKQLLHYFGENFNEAGCNNMCDNCCGSKDHFDGEEHLHRALSLIRHIGEKFDDHHIISILMGEENAQIKNYQHDLLDYYGSGKEQGKNLWNSLLRQALLNNYLSKDIDQYGLLRLTKSGNSFIDNPHSIRFILNKVIEATDDDDDADGPKQGGGALDAQLLQMLKELRKKLAKQKGLPPFVIFQDPSLEEMCTHYPVTTEELKQISGVGAGKALKFGKPFTDLIQKYVDDNDIDRPVDMVIKSAANKSALKVFIIQNIDRHLNLDDIAASKGLTYEEILKEVETIVNSGTKLNLNYYIDEVMDEDKQDEVFDYFRTAEADSIDDALAELGNDDYTREEVQLMRIKFISEMGN; translated from the coding sequence ATAGAAACTAAGAAGTCGCTATTTGATAATCTCCAGAATTTTTTCGGATTCGACAACTTTAAGGGGGAGCAAGAAGCGATTATAACTAACATACTGGCGGGCAACGATACCTTTGTTATTATGCCTACCGGTGGTGGTAAATCCATGTGTTATCAGCTGCCTGCATTAATGAGTGAAGGCACTGCCATAGTAATTTCACCACTGATAGCCCTGATGAAAAACCAGGTAGATCAGTTAAGAGCTTTCGGAGGCTCTGATAGTATAGCCCATTTTTTAAATTCATCCCTTACCAAATCAGAGATAACCCGGGTTAAGGAAGACGTTTTAGGCGGAAAAACCAAGTTATTATATGTTGCTCCCGAATCATTGACCAAACAGGAGAATATTGATTTTTTGAGGCTCAACCAGGTTTCATTTGTAGCCGTTGACGAGGCGCACTGTATTTCTGAATGGGGACATGATTTCCGACCGGAGTATCGTAAAATACGGCAGGTAATTAGCAATATCGGCGAGAATATTCCTATCATCGCATTAACCGCTACAGCTACTCCAAAAGTTCAGCAGGATATACAAAAAAACCTGCAAATGAACAATGCAACTGTTTATAAATCATCATTTAACCGTTCCAATCTTTTTTATGAGGTGCGTGCCAAACGAAACGTAATAAAAGAGATTGTAAAGTTTGTAAGGCAAAACCAGGGAAAATCAGGCATTGTTTATTGCTTAAGCCGTAAAAAGGTAGAGGAGGTTGCTGAAGCACTTAACTTGAACGGTGTGAAAGCATTGCCATATCACGCCGGTTTAGATCCTAAAGTTCGTGCGGATACACAAGACAAATTCCTGATGGAGGATGTTGATGTAATTGTTGCAACGATAGCCTTTGGAATGGGTATTGATAAACCCGATGTGCGGTATGTTATACATCATGACGTGCCTAAAAGCATGGAAGGCTATTATCAGGAAACCGGCAGGGCTGGCCGTGATGGTGGCGAAGGCGTATGTGTGGCTTTTTACTCGGAAAAAGATATAGATAAGCTTCAGAAGTTCATGAAGGACAAACCCGTTTCTGAACGCGAAATTGGTACCCAGATATTAAAAGAAGTTATTGATTACTGCGAATCATCAGTATGTCGCCGTAAACAGTTGTTGCACTACTTTGGTGAAAACTTCAATGAAGCCGGCTGTAACAATATGTGCGATAACTGCTGCGGTTCAAAAGATCATTTTGATGGCGAGGAGCATCTGCACAGAGCGTTAAGCCTGATCAGGCATATCGGCGAAAAATTTGATGATCATCATATCATCAGTATATTGATGGGTGAGGAGAATGCCCAGATCAAGAATTATCAGCATGACCTGCTCGATTATTACGGATCGGGTAAAGAACAAGGCAAAAACCTCTGGAACTCTTTACTAAGGCAGGCTTTACTCAATAACTATCTCTCAAAAGATATTGATCAGTATGGCTTACTGCGATTAACCAAGTCTGGTAATAGCTTTATTGATAACCCACATAGCATCCGCTTTATATTAAACAAGGTTATTGAGGCTACTGATGACGATGATGATGCAGACGGCCCAAAACAGGGCGGCGGCGCATTGGATGCCCAGTTACTGCAAATGCTGAAAGAGCTGCGCAAAAAACTGGCCAAGCAAAAGGGGTTACCTCCGTTTGTTATATTTCAGGACCCGTCGCTTGAGGAAATGTGTACGCATTATCCGGTTACCACCGAAGAGTTAAAACAGATTTCGGGAGTAGGAGCAGGCAAAGCATTGAAGTTTGGTAAACCGTTTACCGATCTGATACAAAAATATGTGGATGATAACGATATTGACCGCCCTGTTGATATGGTGATCAAGAGTGCGGCCAATAAATCTGCCCTTAAGGTGTTTATTATTCAAAATATTGACCGTCACCTTAACCTTGATGACATTGCGGCCTCTAAAGGACTTACCTACGAGGAGATATTGAAGGAGGTAGAGACTATAGTTAACTCTGGTACAAAACTTAACCTGAACTATTATATTGATGAGGTGATGGACGAAGATAAACAGGACGAGGTGTTTGATTACTTCCGTACTGCCGAAGCCGACTCTATTGATGACGCGCTTGCTGAATTGGGTAATGATGATTATACCCGCGAAGAGGTACAGTTGATGCGTATCAAGTTCATATCCGAAATGGGAAATTAA
- a CDS encoding carbohydrate-binding protein, with protein MRKALAGIIAIVFVSCSVNHMLSTSGKPWQNQIQQIPGRIECEYYNTGGEGIAYHDTDSVNNGSGKLNPANGTFLNEFRMREGVDISYTKAHDSIDNNPHNVVPPKMDQLYVGWTAPGEWIKYTVNVNESRNYRVGVMYTSNGDGSIALDLDGKTIAKDLKIVSTHDDRDTVKWRQWHHWNRSDSLTTINLKKGVHMITVHIVANGNMNLDYLEFK; from the coding sequence ATGAGAAAAGCATTAGCCGGTATTATTGCAATTGTATTTGTTTCCTGTTCAGTTAATCATATGCTTAGCACCTCTGGTAAACCATGGCAAAATCAAATACAGCAAATACCCGGCAGAATAGAATGTGAATATTACAATACCGGTGGTGAAGGTATTGCCTATCATGACACCGATAGCGTTAATAATGGCAGCGGCAAACTAAACCCGGCTAACGGAACATTTTTAAATGAATTCAGGATGCGCGAAGGGGTAGATATATCTTACACCAAAGCACATGACAGTATTGATAATAATCCGCATAATGTAGTACCGCCAAAAATGGATCAGCTGTACGTGGGCTGGACAGCACCTGGCGAATGGATTAAATACACTGTAAATGTAAACGAATCAAGAAATTACCGAGTTGGTGTAATGTATACCTCTAACGGTGATGGCTCCATTGCGCTTGATCTGGATGGCAAGACTATTGCAAAAGACCTGAAGATAGTTTCCACCCACGATGACCGGGATACAGTTAAATGGCGGCAATGGCACCACTGGAACAGATCCGACTCCCTAACTACAATAAATCTAAAAAAGGGGGTTCATATGATTACCGTACACATTGTAGCCAACGGTAATATGAATTTGGACTATTTAGAGTTTAAATAA
- a CDS encoding OmpA family protein, with protein sequence MKIVIISVLSIFLSISAWSQQTPYSTNDKGAVNYYNKAHQDIDDHAYDDAISNLKKAVTQDPRFIEAQAQLADVSRLKHYYKQAIEHYLRVIALNPEFSRAVYLKIGESEIYEAMYAQAQQHLEKYLTFPNITPQNNTYAQKLINDAKFSIQAVQHPVAFKPINMGPEINTANDEYLPVATADESMLIFTRKINNNEDFYKSLNNGGKWQTASYLSDQINTAQYNEGAQSISQDGKYLFFTGCNRPDGLGRCDIYIARKRGNDWAKPFDLSPPVNTSGWESQPSISADGRTLYFVSNRSGGYGGYDIWKSALTDKGWGQPENLGPNINTSYDEQSPFIHPDDSTLYFSSNGWPGLGNKDIFVSRLGKDGKWQKPENLGYPINSNGDENGLTLTANGNYAFFASNNLNGYGGYDIYTFELPVKVRPHVVIYVKGNVNDSRNKEPLEAAVEIIDLQSNQPVYQDYTNLEDGSFLATITSGKNYGLNISKSGYLFYSENFSLIGYKTKTPFTVSVSLSPIEVGNKVILKNIFFDTNKFDLEAESKSELLKLIEFLTANPTVHIEISGHTDNVGADQINQTLSENRAKSVYQYLINNKIATTRLIYKGYGKTQPIAPNDSDEDRAKNRRTEFKIISK encoded by the coding sequence ATGAAAATTGTAATCATCTCGGTTTTATCAATTTTTTTATCTATTTCGGCATGGTCACAGCAAACACCTTACAGTACTAATGATAAGGGGGCTGTAAACTATTATAATAAAGCCCACCAGGACATTGATGACCATGCTTACGATGACGCGATCTCCAACCTCAAAAAAGCCGTTACACAAGATCCAAGATTCATTGAGGCTCAAGCTCAATTGGCCGATGTATCGCGTTTAAAACATTACTACAAGCAAGCTATTGAACATTATTTAAGGGTCATTGCACTTAATCCTGAATTTAGTCGTGCAGTCTATCTTAAAATTGGCGAAAGTGAAATATATGAGGCGATGTACGCTCAGGCTCAACAGCATCTCGAAAAATATTTAACCTTCCCTAATATTACCCCTCAAAATAACACATACGCTCAAAAACTGATCAATGATGCAAAGTTCAGCATCCAGGCGGTTCAGCACCCGGTAGCTTTTAAACCCATTAATATGGGACCGGAGATTAACACCGCAAATGATGAATACCTGCCCGTTGCCACGGCCGACGAAAGCATGTTGATATTTACACGTAAGATTAACAATAACGAAGATTTTTATAAAAGCCTTAACAATGGGGGCAAATGGCAAACAGCCAGCTACCTTAGCGATCAGATTAATACCGCGCAGTATAATGAAGGTGCGCAATCTATATCGCAAGACGGCAAATACTTGTTTTTCACAGGCTGTAACCGCCCCGATGGTTTGGGCAGATGCGATATTTACATAGCGCGAAAAAGGGGCAACGATTGGGCAAAACCCTTTGACCTTAGCCCCCCTGTAAACACTTCAGGTTGGGAATCACAGCCGTCTATTAGTGCAGACGGACGAACATTGTATTTTGTAAGTAACCGTAGCGGAGGTTATGGAGGTTATGATATATGGAAATCAGCCCTCACCGATAAAGGCTGGGGCCAGCCAGAAAACTTGGGGCCTAATATAAACACCTCTTATGATGAACAATCACCATTTATTCACCCCGATGATAGTACCCTTTATTTTAGTTCAAACGGATGGCCGGGCTTAGGTAATAAGGATATTTTTGTAAGCCGCCTGGGTAAGGATGGTAAATGGCAAAAACCCGAGAATTTAGGATATCCCATAAATTCCAATGGCGACGAAAATGGGCTTACCCTAACAGCAAACGGCAACTATGCGTTTTTTGCCTCAAACAATTTAAATGGCTATGGCGGATATGACATTTATACTTTTGAATTGCCCGTGAAGGTAAGGCCGCATGTAGTGATCTATGTAAAAGGCAACGTAAATGATTCCAGGAACAAAGAGCCATTAGAGGCGGCTGTAGAGATTATTGACCTGCAAAGCAATCAACCTGTTTATCAGGATTATACCAATTTAGAAGACGGGAGCTTTCTGGCAACTATAACATCAGGCAAAAATTATGGTTTAAATATTTCAAAAAGCGGATATCTGTTTTATTCAGAGAACTTTTCGCTGATTGGTTATAAAACCAAAACCCCGTTCACCGTTTCCGTATCACTATCGCCAATTGAAGTGGGTAATAAAGTAATACTCAAGAACATATTCTTTGACACCAATAAATTTGATCTGGAAGCAGAATCTAAATCGGAGCTATTAAAACTGATAGAGTTTTTAACAGCAAACCCAACCGTGCATATAGAAATATCAGGCCATACAGACAATGTGGGCGCCGACCAAATCAACCAAACCCTTTCAGAAAACCGGGCAAAATCCGTATATCAATATCTTATAAATAATAAAATAGCTACTACCCGTTTGATTTATAAAGGCTATGGTAAAACGCAGCCTATAGCCCCGAATGATAGTGATGAAGACCGCGCCAAAAATCGCAGGACAGAATTTAAGATCATTTCAAAATGA
- a CDS encoding 7-carboxy-7-deazaguanine synthase QueE: MAHQIPDDGTLLPLMEEFYTIQGEGYNTGKAAYFIRLGGCDVGCHWCDVKESWDAELHPLTAADQIVSNASVHPSKAVVVTGGEPLIYNLDYLTTQLHEKGIKTFIETSGAYPLSGDWDWICLSPKKFKAPIPMVAEHAHELKVIVFNKSDFEWAEYHAKMVSPDCKLYLQPEWSKSKEMTPLIVDYVMNNPQWEISLQTHKYLNIP, from the coding sequence ATGGCACACCAGATTCCAGACGACGGCACGCTGCTTCCACTAATGGAAGAATTTTATACGATACAGGGTGAAGGATACAATACAGGCAAAGCAGCTTATTTTATACGCCTTGGCGGGTGTGATGTGGGCTGCCACTGGTGTGATGTTAAGGAAAGCTGGGACGCTGAATTACACCCACTTACCGCAGCCGATCAGATTGTAAGCAATGCCTCCGTACATCCGTCAAAAGCAGTGGTTGTAACCGGTGGCGAACCCCTGATCTACAATCTGGATTACCTCACAACACAGCTTCATGAAAAGGGTATTAAAACCTTTATCGAAACATCCGGGGCCTACCCACTTTCAGGTGATTGGGATTGGATATGTTTGTCGCCCAAAAAGTTTAAAGCTCCTATACCCATGGTGGCCGAACACGCACATGAGTTAAAGGTAATTGTATTTAACAAATCTGATTTTGAATGGGCCGAATATCATGCTAAAATGGTATCGCCCGATTGTAAGTTGTATTTACAGCCAGAGTGGTCAAAATCAAAAGAAATGACTCCGCTTATAGTTGATTATGTGATGAATAACCCGCAATGGGAAATATCTTTACAAACACATAAATATTTGAATATTCCCTAA
- a CDS encoding Rieske (2Fe-2S) protein: protein MKWYKISNIQNRDKPFITKVKAGRKNICLVGFEGQVYALSSNCPHAGADLSDGLCVNGKIVCPYHRYTYNLVTGKGGEGQNDFVAIYPVNIKDDEIYVGISSFWDKLRGK, encoded by the coding sequence ATGAAGTGGTACAAAATTTCCAATATTCAAAACAGGGACAAGCCATTTATAACCAAAGTTAAAGCCGGAAGAAAAAACATTTGCCTGGTTGGGTTTGAGGGACAGGTATATGCGCTTTCATCCAATTGTCCGCATGCTGGTGCTGATTTGAGCGACGGTTTATGCGTTAACGGGAAAATTGTTTGCCCATATCACAGGTACACCTACAATTTGGTAACAGGCAAAGGTGGGGAGGGGCAAAATGATTTTGTAGCTATTTATCCGGTAAATATCAAGGATGATGAAATTTATGTAGGTATCAGCTCCTTTTGGGATAAGTTAAGAGGAAAGTAA
- a CDS encoding bifunctional 5,10-methylenetetrahydrofolate dehydrogenase/5,10-methenyltetrahydrofolate cyclohydrolase: MQLLDGKYVSEKLKVEIAEEAAKILQKTGRQPHLVAVLVGHDGGSETYVASKMKNCEKVGFKSTLVRYEDDVTEDELLKKVEELNADADIDGIIVQLPLPKHIDPEKVTERIDHRKDVDGFHPVNLGRMQRNLPSFIPATPYGITLMLKEYGIDTVGKHCVVVGRSNIVGSPMSILMARNTTPGNCTVTICHSRTPDIKSITLQADILIVAIGKKNFITADMVKDGVVVVDVGMNRETSALTKSGYKLYGDVDFENVAPKSSWITPVPGGVGLMTIIGLLKNTLASANKEVYQ; encoded by the coding sequence ATGCAACTACTCGACGGAAAATACGTATCAGAAAAACTTAAGGTTGAAATAGCCGAAGAAGCGGCTAAAATATTACAGAAAACCGGCAGGCAGCCGCACCTCGTAGCAGTTTTGGTTGGGCATGATGGTGGCAGCGAAACGTACGTGGCCAGCAAGATGAAAAACTGCGAAAAGGTTGGTTTTAAATCAACCCTGGTGCGTTATGAGGATGATGTAACCGAAGACGAACTGCTAAAAAAAGTAGAGGAACTGAACGCTGATGCCGATATTGATGGCATCATTGTACAACTCCCACTGCCTAAACATATTGACCCGGAAAAAGTAACGGAAAGAATTGACCACCGTAAAGATGTTGATGGTTTTCACCCGGTTAATCTGGGTCGCATGCAGCGCAATTTACCGTCATTTATACCCGCTACCCCTTACGGCATAACCCTGATGCTTAAAGAATATGGTATTGATACCGTAGGCAAGCATTGCGTTGTTGTTGGCCGTAGTAATATTGTAGGTTCGCCAATGAGCATTTTGATGGCCCGTAACACTACTCCAGGTAACTGTACAGTAACTATTTGCCACAGCCGCACACCTGATATTAAAAGCATCACGCTGCAGGCAGATATCCTGATTGTAGCCATAGGTAAAAAGAATTTTATTACTGCCGATATGGTAAAGGATGGTGTTGTTGTAGTTGACGTGGGTATGAACCGCGAAACTTCTGCCCTAACCAAATCGGGCTATAAATTATATGGCGATGTTGATTTTGAAAATGTCGCGCCCAAATCGTCATGGATAACTCCGGTACCCGGCGGTGTTGGTTTAATGACCATCATAGGGCTGCTTAAAAATACACTGGCATCTGCCAATAAAGAAGTATATCAATAA